TTTGGTCTTGGATCAGACTCACAAGCTGGAGGTAGAACTGGTTCTACTGCAATTTCATTAGATGCAATTGAGCAGTTACAAGTAAATATTGCTCCTTATGACGTTCGTCAATCTGGATTTTTAGGTTCAGGTATTAATGCGGTAACAAGAAGTGGAACAAACGAAATTGAAGGATCTGTTTATACTTCTACCAGAAATAACAAGAAAGATTTTATCGGTACTCATGCTGGAGATGTAACAATCAAACCAGGTAAATTTGAAGAAAAAATATGGGGAGCTCGTATTGGAGCACCAATTATCAAAGATAAATTATTCTTTTTCGGGAATTTTGAAACTATTGAAAATACAAGCCCTGCTACAAACTTTACATCTACAGGTTCTCCGAATCCAAGTGGTCAGGTTTCTCTTCCAACTTACGCGGAAATGCAGAAACTTTCTACTTATATGCAAGACAAATTTGGATACACTACAGGTCCATGGGAAAATTATGACGCTTCAAGAGAATCAAAAAAATTCTTAACAAGAATTGACTGGAATATTAATGACAATCACAAACTTACTGCTCGTTACGTATTTCATAACTCATCTTCTGATCAGTTAACTTCTAATTCAAACTCATTAGGGTTTGGTAACAGAACTAATAGCGGATTAGCAATGTCTTTTCAAAATAGTGGATACACCATTTTAGATAACACAAGATCTATTGTATTAGAATTGAACAGTAAATTAAGCAACTCATGGTACAATAACTTCATTGGAGGTTATGACAAACAAATTGAAGACAGAGGTTTAATTGGTGGTGGTTTATTCCCAACAATCGATATTAAACAAGGTGCTGCTACTTACATTTCAGTTGGTTTAGATCCTTTTACTCAAGGAAACAAACTTACTTACTCGACATTACACTTTACAGATAATTTAACTAAAACTATTGGAAAACACTCTTTAGTATTTGGTGCAAATTTTGAATATTTCAAATCAAGCAACTTGTTCTTTTCAGGTTCAAACGGGGTTTACGTTTTCAACTCTTTAGCTGATTTTTATGCTGCTGCAGATCAATCAATAGCTAATGGTGGTGCTCCATCAAATCCAACTCTTACTTCTCCTGCTCGTTTTCAATACAGATATTCTGCGTTGCCAGGTGGTGCAGAACCTATGCAAGTTTTAAAATCTAACAAATTAGATTTATATGCTCAGGACGAAATGAAATTGAGCGACAAATTTAAATTAACTGTTGGTTTAAGAGCTTCAAGAGTTTGGTATGCAAATACAGCATTAGAAAACCCTACAGTTACAGCTATGACTTTTGCCAATGGCGAGAAATTCAATACTGGTATAATGCCGAATCCAGCATATTTATTTGAACCTAGAGTTGGTTTCAACCTTGATTTAAATGGAGACGCAACAACAATTGTTAGAGGAGGTTCAGGAGTATTTACAGGTAGATCTCCAGGTGTATTTTTATCAAATCAAATTGGAAACAATGGTGTACTTACAGGATTTGTTGATGTGAGTGGTGCTGCATTAGTAGCTGGAGGATATGGTTTTACTCCAAAACCAGGAAATTATTTTACTCCGACTACACCTACAGCTCCATCTTCTTATGATTTATCTTTTAATGATAAAAAATTCAAATCTCCACAGGTTTGGAAAACTACAATGGCAGTTGATCAAAAACTTCCTTTTGGATTTATAGGTACAGTTGAAGGAATACTTCAGAAAAACATTAATGCTATCAGTTATTACAACGCAAATTTTGATGCTCCGGTTGGAACATTCAGCGGTACGGACAACAGACCAAGATACTCACGTAATGACCCTGGTACACGTGTAAATGATAATGTTTCAAATGGTATCGTTTTAACTAACTCTGATAAAGGATATTTTTACTCAACTACATTTAAATTAGAGTATCCTTACCAAAAAGGTCTTTGGGGATCGTTTGCTTACACACACTCAAATGCTACAGACTTAATGTCTCCTGGATCAATCGCTTCAGGTACATGGACAAGTGCCAGATCTGTAAACGGAAACAACAATCTGGATGTTTCTAATTCAAACAACAATACACCAAATCGTTTAGTTGGGGTTATTGGATACAGAATTGAATATGGTAAAGGTCTGGTTAGTGGTGCAACTTCTATCAACTTAGGTTACATTGGAGAACAAGCTGGTCCTTTTACTTACTCATATAGTGGTGATATGAATGGAGACAGAGTTAGTGGTAATGATTTACTTTATGTACCAAACAGCGCAAATGAACTTCGTTTTAACCCTCTTACAGTAGTTAGTACTGTAGATGGAGTTTCGACAACTAGAATTTATACTGAGGCTGAACAAAGAACTGCATTTGATGCTTATATCGATCAGGATTCATATTTACGTACAAGAAGAGGTCAATATGCTCAAAGAAATGAGTCTACTTTACCAATGTTACATAGATTAGATTTATCTGTTTCTCAAGATATAAACTTTTTAATAAAAGGTAAAAAGAATACTTTTCAATTTAGAGCTGATATCTTGAACTTTACAAACATGATAAACAAAGACTGGGGGATTTCACAAAGAGCAACTAATCCAAATGTCTTAGCATTCTCTTCAGTATCTGCAGGTAACGTACCTTTTTACACTATTGCTACGCAAACTGATCCTAATGGAAATAGATATTTAATTAAAGACACTTTCCAAAAAAACTCATCAACTGCTGATGTTTGGCAATTGCAATTTACAATTAGATACATCTTTGGTAAATAGTTTAGTTTCTAAATAAGAACCAAAATAAATAATAAAAACGGCATTGACTTTTAGTTAATGCCGTTTTTCAATTATATAAAAAATATCTGCAAAATCACTATCATTGATCATCTTGTATCAAAATCAACTGACCGCCAAAATTCGGTTTAAAATGAGTAGCAAACTTACATCACAGTTTCAAATCATCAAAATAAGCCGTTGTTTCTTCAATTAAAGAATGCATTAATTCACTGGCTTTGGTATGTTTTAAAATAGGTGCAATTTGTCCTCCCCAAAATAAAATCATATCCCACTTTTCCTGATCGAGAGCTGCTTTTCGCAATGGAGACATAAAAGTAGTCTGTAATGGGAATGGTAAAATATCGGTTTCTTTTCCCGCAATTTCTTTAGCAATTCTACTGGTTAATCCACGGCCAAGCCTTCCTGTGTAAGCGCGTGACAAAGCGGAATATTTTGCTGCATCTGAGAATAACATTTGTTTGTGAATTGGCAATGCGTTCGACTCATCAACGGCTAAAAAAGCAGTTCCGATTTGAGCTGCACTTGCTCCTAAAGCTAATGCCGCTGCAACACCTTTTCCGTTTGCAATTCCACCCGCTGCAATAACCGGAATTTTTACTTTCTCCCGAATTAACTGCAACAAAACAAAAGTTCCGTTTAAAGAGCTTTCTGCCGAAGCTAAAAAAGAAGGTCTGTGTCCACCAGCTTCAAAACCTGAAGCAATAATCATATCAACGCCGGAATTTTCTAAAAAAATGGCTTCAGCTAAAGTTGTTGCTGTGCCAATTGTTACGATTCCTAATTTTCGGCATTGTTCTAAAACATCAGCGGACAACGCACCAAACATAAAACTGAATACTTTTGGGCGAACATCTAATATCACTTCCAATTGATTTTCAAATCTGGATTGAAATGAAGCCGGTTTCTCCGGTAACGGAATTCCAACTTCATCAAAATAAGGCTGGAACAATTCCTTAGCTTTATTGAACTGTTCATCTGTTAAACCAGTTTCGGGAATATCATGATCAGAAACCCAAAGATTAAGATTATAAGGTTTGTCAGTTGCGGCTTTTATTTGTTTATCAATTTCAAAAATTTCCTGAGCCGTCATTGTATAGGCGCTGTAGCCTCCTAGTCCACCAGCATTTGACACCGTTGCCGTCAATGCCACAGAAGACAAATTACCTCCAAATGGGCCTTGTAATATTGGATATTGAATTCCAAGTATTTCTGTTGCTTTTGTATTGTACCACATCACTTTACGTTTTAAGTTCAATCACTTATATTGGTCAGCATTTTATTGACAATAAACCATTTTCCATTAATCTTATGAAAAGATAAAAAATCCCGATAATTAAACTCATACATTTTTACATTAATCTCCGCTACAGCAATTGAATTTACGACTTTTATATTCAAAATTTCACCCTTAAAAGGTTTTCCTGATTCTTTCGGACTTTGCCTATTTTTCACACCATCTAAATAAAGGTCAGCAGTTTTGAAGTACGACTGGCCGTTTACATCTCCAAAAACTAATGTTCCCGGATAAAAAATACTTCCCACCAGCATTTCATCTCCTTCATAAATACCTTTAAAATAATAATTTTCTATTGCATCTGTGATGGCTAATACATCTTCTTGCTGATTTTCCATTTTGATTGTATTTTGTGCTTTTATGCCCTGGATTGTCCAAAGCATAAAAGCAGTTAATAAAACAGTTTTCATTTTAATTTAAATTGTGACCAGCTCCTTTCCCACCATCAACATTGATAATTGATCCGGTAATAAAAGTACTTTTTGCAACAACATATACCATTTCTGCAACGTCATCTATTTCCCCTACTCTGTTTAATAAATGTAAACCAGCACTCTGATCAGCTTTATCACCATGCATTGGCGTTCTGATAACCCCGGGAGCGACAGTATTAAAACGAATGTTTTGTTTACCAAATTCGGCTGCCAATTGAATCGTCAAAGCATGAATTGCACCTTTACTCGCCACTGGTGCAGAAGCCGGCCATCCGCCTAATCCGTGATTTACCAAAGGCGTTCCGATATTAATTACAACACCATCTTTTTGTTTCAACATTTGAGGAACCGCTGCCTGAGTAGTAAAATAAGTTCCTTTAAAATTTGTAGTCAGGAATTTATCCAGATATGCTTCATCAACTTCTAAAAATGGTTTGCTGTCAAAGATTCCGGCATTATTTACCAATACATCTACAGAACCAAATTTTTCGATTGCAATTTTTACCAGTTGTTTACCAGTGTTTTTATCGCTGATATCTCCGGCGTACATCGCCAAATTATCTCCTGCTCCAAATTCATTGTAAGCACTTTCTAATGAAGCTTTTGTTACTGAATTAATAACTACATTATCGCCTTTGTCTAAAAAATATTTAGCGATTCCTTTTCCTATACCAGATGCTGCACCGGTTACAATTATTGTTTGTTTTTTCATGATGTTTATTTTTTATCGGCTGTAATGCCTTTTTCTCTTAATACTGATACTTGTTCTCCTGCATAACCCCAATCGTCTAAGTCTATTTCCTGAATTACGATATGAGTTAAATGCGGATCTTTGTTTAATACTTCTGTAATCAAATTGGTTATACCACTGATTAATTCTTGTTTTTGCTCGCGGGTTACTCCTTCGCGGGTCAATTCGATTTTTACGTAAGGCATGGCTTTAGTTTTTAGATTGTTCTGAAAGTATAGCTTCGGCAGTGATATTAAAATCAAGCTCGAAGTCGTTATAAATTAAAGTGTCTCCCAAATCCTTGAAAAAATTTCCTGAACGAAATCTGATATCATATTTGGTACGATCAATTACCAGTTTACCTGAAAGTGTAATTGTATCTCTATTGTTTTCAACCGTTGCTTCAAAACCAACAAGGTGAGTAATATCTTTTATGGTAAGATTACCTTCAAGATAATAAGTGCTGTCTGATACTTCTCTAATATTAAGAATATCAAAAGAGGCTATAGGAAATTTTTCGATTGAGAAGAAATCATCAGAGGCAAGATGACTTGCAAATTGTGCATTTGTTGCTGGATCTGTTACATCCAGAATTTTAATTGTCGATGTATTAATGATTACATTACCTTCTTTTATTTTTCCATCATTCAGGGTGAAATTACCTTCTTTGATACTAATTATACCATTATGAGCACCAGTAACTTTTCTACCAGTCCATTCTACGTTGCTTTTTGAGCTTACGATTTTAAAATTTGTTGTTTCCATTTTTATTGTATTTAAAAGTACAATGCAAAGGAACAGCGGTTATAGAAACTGGTTACGTGATGTAGATCACATTCTTATTTTTGAGGTTCAAAGAGGCAAAGGTTCAGAGGTACAAAGGTTTTACATACTAAAACATAGCCAACGGTTTCAACCGTTGGAACGCATTACATTGCCACAATCTAAATCCCCGTGGTTGAAACCACGGGCAATATTATATTTATAATAATGAAAACCCGTCAAATCTGGGTGAAACAAAAAAACTACAAGTTATAAAGCCTCCTCAAAGTTTCAAGCAAAGTTTGTCATTTCGAGGAACGAGAAATCTCCGCAAGAAACTCCGTCCGTAAAGTTGCCAATCTTTGTCGAGCTACTTGCGGAGATTTCTCGTTCCTCGAAATGACAAACTAAACGTATTATTTAATAAACATCAGCGAAATCTGCAAAATCTGCGTGAAACAAAATCATTTCTAATCCTTTTAATCTGTGGCCTTAAAAAAATTACGAGCTATGTAATCGGCTTAGGGTTTCTCTTGAAACTCCAAGATATGCAGCAATTAAATGCTTCGGGACAAGATTGTATAATTGTGGATACAATGCCAAAAGTTCTTCATAACGTATTTTGACATTGTTATTCATAAAAGATAAAAGTCTTTTTTGAGATGCGATATATCCTCTATTGGTTCGCCAACGAAAAAAATGTTCTATCTGATGAAACTCCCGACAAAGTTTTTCGCGATCTTCACTAGAAAGACACAACACTTCAGCATCTGTAATACAATCAACACTTATTGTTGCTGGTGTCTCGTTGTATAAAGCGGCATAATCAGATGTCCACCATGTTGGCATCGCAAACTGTAATATGTACATTTTTACTTCATCATTAATAAAAAAAGCTTTTAAACAACCTGAAATTACAAAATACTCACACACTACTTTATCCCCTTCGCTAAGAACAGCTTGTCCTTTTTTAAAAGACATCGGTTTAAAATGAGAAAATACATAATCAAATTCTTCTTCTGTTAAAGAGGCAATTTTCGTAATATGTTGTTGTAATAGTTCTTTGGCTTCCATTATAAAATCTGAATAAGTCTTTTGTAAAGTTATGAAATCTGCTGAACTTATTGATTGTCTGTTTGGAAGTTGAAATTGTCCGTTTCACCAAAAAAGCAATATTTTTTTTGACTCTTCTGATAGAAATTTGTCCTGTTTAACAACTTAAAAATTTAAAATCATGAATGCAAAAACAACAAAAATTATTTATTGGACAGGTGCTATTTTAACTTCTTTATGGTTTGGTGCCAGCGGTTTTTTCGAACTTACAACAAATCCTCTGGTTTGGAAAATTACACAACAATTAGGTTACCCGGAACATTTCATTTATTTATTAGGTGTATTCAAAGTGTCAGGAATTATAGTATTATTAATTCCGAATAAATTATTGCGATTGAAAGAATGGGTATTTGCAGGTGTTTTTTTCGATATCATCTTTGCTTTCTTTTCAAAACTGGCTGTACTAGGCTTTTCAGCAACAACAGATGCTATCATCGCTTTTATAATGGTAAGTGTAACTTATTTAATGTTTAGAAAATTATATAGTGTACAATATATTGCCAATGTTGCAGAATAAATTTATTTCAATAAGCAAGAAACTAAAGAAGCCTGAGATTTAATCTTAGGCTTCTTGTTTGGTGAAAATATTTTTTATCTGTTTTCTAACCAGCTCAAAAATGTCGTAGCTTTCTCTTTTCCAACCAATAATTTTTCTTCTGTCGGAATCGTTAGTTTGATTATTAATTTGCGTGAAAAGTAATGTTCTGCTTCTCTTATTGCCGAGAAATTAATTAAATATTGTCTGTTGATTCTGAAGAATTGAATTGGAGACAATAATTTGTGAACCTCATCTAAAGATTGCGTAATTTGATATTCGGTTTTATCAAAAGTAATAATTGTAGGGGTTTCATTTTTAATGCAAAACAATGCAATGTTTTCTGTTAAAACGGTTTGGTATTTATTATTTTTAAAAACCAGGAAACTACTTTTTCCTTTATTTTCACCAGTTCTGGTTAATAAATAGTCAAAATCAGGCATCGCTTTTTTATTTCTTTGGAAGAAATTTTTCAGTTCTCCGGCTTTTTTAATCGCCTGTGCAATGCTTTCTCTGGAAAAAGGTTTCAAAACATAATCAATTCCGTTTGATTTAAAAGCTTCAATCGCATAATCATCAAAAGCTGTGCAAAATATTACGGGCGATAAAACGTCAACATTTTTAAAAATTTCAAAACACAAACCATCCGCAAGCTGAATATCCATAAAAATAAGATCAGGCTGATCATTTTCTAATAAATAGCTCACGGCTCCGTCTATGCTTTGTATATACGACAAAATTTGAATATCAGGCCTAATACTCAAAATAAGCTGACCAAGTGCTTTGGCCGTTTTTACTTCATCTTCAATTATTAGAATAGTCATAGATCATTGGTATTTTTACTTTAAAAATAGTTTCGGTTTTGTCAATTTCAATTTCTTTGTGAATTAAATGCATAAAACGCTGATTGATATTATCAAGACCAACGCCTGTTGACAAAACACCTCTTTTGAGCTGTATTTGATTTTCGATAACTAAAAAGTCGTTTTCAGAATATAACTTAATCTGCAAAGGTTTATCTAAAGAAACAACATTGTGTTTAATGCAATTTTCAATCAATAATTGCAAAGTAAAAGGTGGAATAACTGAATCATATTGTTTTTTATCGACTTCATTTATCAGAACGAATCCGTCTTCAAAACGGGCTTTGAGCAGATAAACATAAGAATCTAAAATCTGAAGTTCTTCTCGAAGCGGAATTAAATCTAATTTTCGGCTTTCAAGTGTAAAACGATAAAAATCAGATAGTTTCAAAATAAAATCAGCGCTCTGCGGATCCTGAATTTCTACCATCGATTTCAACGTATTCAGACTATTAAATAAAAAATGTGGATTAACCTGTTGTTTTAAAAGCTCGTATTGTGCTCCCAGATTTACAGCATGCGTGCGTTCGAGTTCGACTCCCATTTGCTGTGTTTGATAGTTTTGAAAAAGCAAATGCAGAAACATATAAACGATCAAATTAATTAAAACACCCCGCAATTCAAACATGATTGGAGCGTCCATTTTAGATATCTCAAAAAGTTCCTGATGTCCAATTACAAGAATAACCATAATTAGAATCCCTAGTACAACACTCAACAAAAGTTTCCAATTGAATAAGTTTTTATTTGTACGCTGTGACGAAAATTTAGGCAGGCTGTAAATATTGTAATACCATATAAAAATGGAGAACATTAACGTAATCGAAGAATTGATGACAATATCTGTGGGAGTTGAATCGGCATCAAATAATTTTGGTATCGAAGCAAGAATTGCCAATGCTATAGAACTTCCCCAAATCACCTTTCGGGAAACGTGAAAGCTTTTTACTTTTTCCATAATTTTTTATGTGTTTTTTAGATCTCGCTTTGTCAAAGATAGGATATTTTGAAAGCTTTTTTTATGACGGAAAAAATCGGAACAAAATATTTTTATCCCGATTTCATAACCTTTTAAATTCAAATTTTAGAGCCAAAGTGCTTTATTTTCCTGCATTAACTGCATGATGTTTTCTTTTACAATAAGATCGTTTTCATAACGCTTTAAAGTATTGATGCGTTTTATTTTTTCCGTTTTACTGCAACGGGTTAAGCTTAAGAAGAGCGTTTTCATAAAATTGAAGATTGTTGTAAAACAGCTCTTGTTGCTCCCAAAATACTCCCATTATTTTTGTCCTGAACAAAACCAATTACTTCAAAATCTTTTGTATTAAAACCTTTTAGCAAATGAACCGCTATTGTTCCTTTTGTACTTTTTAAATCTACTGAATGCAAATGACGTACAATTTGATAATGTGATAAAACGCGGTTGGCATTCTCCCCTCTTTTTACATTAGTTTTAGCTGCTTTTTGAACAATTGCAATTAATAAACTACTGTTTTTAAAAGTTCCTTCGATGTTATAATTTACGCTAAGATTATTATTGGCCTGACTGGCTTCTAAAGACAAATTGGTCGTAACAGGTTTTGAAAGTGCCGATTTTATTCCGTTTCTAACCGCAGTTTCCTGAGATGCGATATAATCTATTTTTCCATTGATAATAAGCTGCGGCGTATAGATAGGATCTTTATCCATAAATTTAGCATAATCATATTGCCTTTTGGTATAATCTGTATTACTAAAAACATCTTTCCAACCTTGTCTGTCCCAATAATCGACGTGATATGACAAAACGTATAAATTACGGTCTTTGTATTCGTTTTGAATTTTTCCCATCAATTCATCTGCAGGAGGACAACTCGAGCAACCTTCAGAAGTATATAATTCTAATAAGGCAAAACCTTTGTGAGCCTTATTATCTGGATTATTCTGACTGAAAGAAGTCGTTGTTATTAGCAGCAGTAATGCCACAAAAAAAACGGGTAATAATTTTATTTTTTTCATTTTTGTCAAGTCAGGGGTTAAATGTAAAATGTTAGAAGTTATCAATCACAACTAACATTTTACATCTATATCTATTTAAAGAATATTAATTTCAACGTTTATATTCCCTCTTGTTGCTTTTGAATAAGGACAAGTCTGATGTGCTTCGTCAGCTAACATTTTTGCTGTTTCAGCATCTAAACCAGGAAGACTTATATTCAATCGTGCCTGTAAAGAATATGCTCCTTCTGTCACACATAAATCAACTTCGGCGTCAACCGCGGTTTCAGTAGGAAGTTTAATGTTTTGTTTTGAAGCTGCGATTCCTAATGCGCCAATAAAACAAGCCGACCATCCGGCAGCAAAAAGCTGTTCTGGATTTGTACCCGGACGCAAAGATCCCGGAGAGCTCAATTTAATATTCAATTGGTCATCTGAGCTTTGTGATGCTCCTTCACGACCACCTGTAGTGTGTGTTTTTCCTGTATATAATACTTTTTCTACTTGTAAGATGTTGTTGTTTTCCATGATTTCTAAATTGTTAAATATGAATTGTTATTGTTTTTTATTTTTTATTGAAATTATCTACATCAATAATAGCCTGAGCAAATGCTTTCGGGTCTTCCTGAGGTACATTATGTCCGATGCCTTTTAGGATTCGGTGTTCGTATTTTCCTGAGAATTTGTCTGCGTACGCTTTTCCATCCGCGAAAGCGCCATCAAAATCACTTGCAATAGTAATAGTAGGAACTTTAATTACCGGTCTCGCTGCCAAACGTTTTTCTAAACTATCATATTTAGATTCTCCAGCTTCAAGAGATTGTCTCCATCTGTAATTATGAATTACGATTGCTACGTGATCAGGATTATTAAAAGATTGTGCCGTTTGATCGTAAGTCGCTTTGTCAAATTTCCATAAAGGAGAAGCCAATTGCCAGATTTGTTTATTAAACTCGTAAGTGTTTTGAGCATACCCTAATTTTCCTCTTTCTGTAGCAAAATAATATTGGTACCACCATCCTAATTCTGCTTTTGGAGGTAATGGTTTTAAATTCGCTTCCAGATTTACAATCAAATAACCACTTACAGAAACCAATCCTTGTAAACGTTCCGGCCAAAGTGCTGCCATAACTACAGCTGTTCTTGCTCCCCAGTCGAAACCGCCAATAATAGCTTTATCAATTTTAAGTGCATCCATCAAGGCAATAATATCACTAGCCAATGCAGTCTGTTGACCGTTTCTGAAAGTATCTTTTGAAAGAAATGTTGTGGTTCCTGATCCTCTTAAATACGGTGTAATTACTCTATAGCCTTTTGCAACTAAAATGGGAACCACTTCATTATAACTGTTAATGTCATAAGGCCAGCCATGAAGCAGAATTACCGGAGTTCCGGTTGAAAGCCCTGCTTCAGCATAACCTACGTTTAATAATCCTGCGTTGATTTGTTTTAATGTCCCTAGAGAAGGGTTTACTTTGATTGCATTTGTTTTTTGATTTTCTGATTGTGCATTGATTGATGTCATGGCAAAGAAAAGAACTGCGATTAAAAATACTTTAGAAGTTAAAGCTGCAATACTGTTTGTTATTTTTGATATTGTTTTCATAATTCTTTATTTTTTAATTATTTGATTATTAGTTAATTTCTTCGTCAAAAGTAGTTTGATAACCTTCTTTGTACAATCAGAAAAGAGTTCAAATGGACGAAGTAAATGGTGAAATGGACAGACAAAAAGTTGAAAATCCTATCGTTTAATAAATGGTTTACTTTTTCAGAACAAGAATAGGTTTTTCTTTTTCTACAATATAAGTTGCCAGTTCTGAAGCTTTTGCGTTGCTGTTATTTCTTGCTGAGTGAAATACACCTGCCGGAATAAAAAGTACTTCACCAGCTTTTAGCGTTACTGGTTTATCATCATTAACCTGATATTCTAATGAACCTTCAAGCACGTAAATAATTTCTTCACCTGGATGAGAATGTTTTCCAAAAGCGGTATGCGGTTCAAAATCGATTCTCGCCTGGACTGTTTCGCGTCCGGGAATACTAAGATCATGCTGTTGTAAATTGGTTCGTTTTATGCCTGCTTGTGCGGCAATCTGATTAGGAATTAAAAAGGCAATTATTCCTAAAATGATAATAGCGATTATAACCCACGTTTTTTGTTTTTTAGTTTCCATAACTTTATTTTTAAATAGTTTGATTATCAATTAATTTCTTCATCAAAAGTATATCGATAACACTGTTTATAAAATCAGAAAATAATCCAAACGGACGAAGTGAATCCCGAAGTGGACATACATAAACCTGAAGCTTTATACCTTTTATCGCATAAAGCTATTTTTACAATCAAATTGATGGAAGGAAAGGAATTAGCAAACTAACTAGTTATAGGGGATTCAGATTTTCGACACTTAATACAGCACTAATAAAGAAGCTATCTCTAAAATTATTAAATTTGTATAGAGCGGGTCAATATTCAATAATAATACCCCAATTACTTAAAATTTAAATAGAATTTGTGTAGCATAAATATGTAGAACTAATAAAATGCAGGAAACAAAAGGACTGATTCAGCAAGTAAAATTACACAGCAAAATTGCCATTAGAGTAAGTACTAACTCTAATAATAATTTACCTGACGATATAATGAAAATACTTACCCAACCTCACCGCAAAGCCAACTTCTTTTTTGTGTTTGTCGAAAGCGGTTCAGTTACCCATAAAGTTGATTTAGAAGATTTGACCATTACCGACGGACAGTTGTTTTTCATTCTGCCAAACCAAATCCATGCAGCACCCGAAAAAGTTAAGGATAATCCTAAATACTTTAAAATGAGCTTTGACCAAAACTGTTTGTCATTGCTTCCTAAACAATTTTCTTTTTTACTCAATCCCCTAAACTCACAA
This region of uncultured Flavobacterium sp. genomic DNA includes:
- a CDS encoding YceI family protein, which gives rise to METTNFKIVSSKSNVEWTGRKVTGAHNGIISIKEGNFTLNDGKIKEGNVIINTSTIKILDVTDPATNAQFASHLASDDFFSIEKFPIASFDILNIREVSDSTYYLEGNLTIKDITHLVGFEATVENNRDTITLSGKLVIDRTKYDIRFRSGNFFKDLGDTLIYNDFELDFNITAEAILSEQSKN
- a CDS encoding 4-oxalocrotonate tautomerase family protein; translated protein: MPYVKIELTREGVTREQKQELISGITNLITEVLNKDPHLTHIVIQEIDLDDWGYAGEQVSVLREKGITADKK
- a CDS encoding nuclear transport factor 2 family protein; this encodes MKTVLLTAFMLWTIQGIKAQNTIKMENQQEDVLAITDAIENYYFKGIYEGDEMLVGSIFYPGTLVFGDVNGQSYFKTADLYLDGVKNRQSPKESGKPFKGEILNIKVVNSIAVAEINVKMYEFNYRDFLSFHKINGKWFIVNKMLTNISD
- a CDS encoding Crp/Fnr family transcriptional regulator; this encodes MEAKELLQQHITKIASLTEEEFDYVFSHFKPMSFKKGQAVLSEGDKVVCEYFVISGCLKAFFINDEVKMYILQFAMPTWWTSDYAALYNETPATISVDCITDAEVLCLSSEDREKLCREFHQIEHFFRWRTNRGYIASQKRLLSFMNNNVKIRYEELLALYPQLYNLVPKHLIAAYLGVSRETLSRLHSS
- a CDS encoding nitronate monooxygenase, with the protein product MWYNTKATEILGIQYPILQGPFGGNLSSVALTATVSNAGGLGGYSAYTMTAQEIFEIDKQIKAATDKPYNLNLWVSDHDIPETGLTDEQFNKAKELFQPYFDEVGIPLPEKPASFQSRFENQLEVILDVRPKVFSFMFGALSADVLEQCRKLGIVTIGTATTLAEAIFLENSGVDMIIASGFEAGGHRPSFLASAESSLNGTFVLLQLIREKVKIPVIAAGGIANGKGVAAALALGASAAQIGTAFLAVDESNALPIHKQMLFSDAAKYSALSRAYTGRLGRGLTSRIAKEIAGKETDILPFPLQTTFMSPLRKAALDQEKWDMILFWGGQIAPILKHTKASELMHSLIEETTAYFDDLKL
- a CDS encoding SDR family oxidoreductase; translated protein: MKKQTIIVTGAASGIGKGIAKYFLDKGDNVVINSVTKASLESAYNEFGAGDNLAMYAGDISDKNTGKQLVKIAIEKFGSVDVLVNNAGIFDSKPFLEVDEAYLDKFLTTNFKGTYFTTQAAVPQMLKQKDGVVINIGTPLVNHGLGGWPASAPVASKGAIHALTIQLAAEFGKQNIRFNTVAPGVIRTPMHGDKADQSAGLHLLNRVGEIDDVAEMVYVVAKSTFITGSIINVDGGKGAGHNLN
- a CDS encoding carboxypeptidase regulatory-like domain-containing protein, whose translation is MKKIIFILIIFLSALSHAQVTSSAMSGTVKSNKGEVLPGATVEIVHKPTGTKYFSTTDFDGGYAAQGLKPGGPYTLKVTYVGYKTTEITDINVGLGNNLTVNVKIEEVQNALEEVVISTKSKGNFNKGRTGASQQFSNREITAVPVLGARSINSVTKYNANAGANGTFGGQDSRLNNFTIDGSVFNNGFGLGSDSQAGGRTGSTAISLDAIEQLQVNIAPYDVRQSGFLGSGINAVTRSGTNEIEGSVYTSTRNNKKDFIGTHAGDVTIKPGKFEEKIWGARIGAPIIKDKLFFFGNFETIENTSPATNFTSTGSPNPSGQVSLPTYAEMQKLSTYMQDKFGYTTGPWENYDASRESKKFLTRIDWNINDNHKLTARYVFHNSSSDQLTSNSNSLGFGNRTNSGLAMSFQNSGYTILDNTRSIVLELNSKLSNSWYNNFIGGYDKQIEDRGLIGGGLFPTIDIKQGAATYISVGLDPFTQGNKLTYSTLHFTDNLTKTIGKHSLVFGANFEYFKSSNLFFSGSNGVYVFNSLADFYAAADQSIANGGAPSNPTLTSPARFQYRYSALPGGAEPMQVLKSNKLDLYAQDEMKLSDKFKLTVGLRASRVWYANTALENPTVTAMTFANGEKFNTGIMPNPAYLFEPRVGFNLDLNGDATTIVRGGSGVFTGRSPGVFLSNQIGNNGVLTGFVDVSGAALVAGGYGFTPKPGNYFTPTTPTAPSSYDLSFNDKKFKSPQVWKTTMAVDQKLPFGFIGTVEGILQKNINAISYYNANFDAPVGTFSGTDNRPRYSRNDPGTRVNDNVSNGIVLTNSDKGYFYSTTFKLEYPYQKGLWGSFAYTHSNATDLMSPGSIASGTWTSARSVNGNNNLDVSNSNNNTPNRLVGVIGYRIEYGKGLVSGATSINLGYIGEQAGPFTYSYSGDMNGDRVSGNDLLYVPNSANELRFNPLTVVSTVDGVSTTRIYTEAEQRTAFDAYIDQDSYLRTRRGQYAQRNESTLPMLHRLDLSVSQDINFLIKGKKNTFQFRADILNFTNMINKDWGISQRATNPNVLAFSSVSAGNVPFYTIATQTDPNGNRYLIKDTFQKNSSTADVWQLQFTIRYIFGK